In one window of Candidatus Bathyarchaeota archaeon DNA:
- a CDS encoding hydroxymethylglutaryl-CoA synthase, with translation MSEPIARRNALVDYRISTMRCADCGKVYFPPKSFCDLEGRDSTMLPEDYFYKQGELFSGTMIATSTNKFKHLGPFLTGIIQFPEEGFKVPGRITDRIPCAEGGEISGLIGRGVVPRFRRNYADGASGLVYYSSLNFSLEGDYYPYQEFETIKPSNNIGPPGIVGYGAYLPKFRIKNEPSGTLGVKERTVPFMDEDTVTFAVEAGKRALIHSALSNRLIRKCFVGTESPAYAVKPIMATVIQALELGIAHDGGFYSGGVDTQFACKAASDLFIDAAALVDYSKFEGDYVMVIGADNSQAAPGDALDRTVGAGGSAFIIGKRDVIATLDHYVSYTSDTPDFYRREGQRYPRHGGRFTGKPAYYKHTRNAMDKILEKSSMAPGDFAHIVLHSPNGVFPLRVATEIGFKRDQIDTGLVVTRIGNLYSGSTLTGLAAVLDIADPGERILMVSYGSGAGSDAYIFTVTEQILEKRGRLVRLEDQIESPLREYIDYSTYRKMKEIS, from the coding sequence ATGAGTGAGCCCATAGCGAGGCGGAACGCCCTAGTGGACTACCGGATCAGCACTATGAGGTGTGCAGACTGCGGCAAAGTATACTTCCCCCCTAAATCCTTTTGCGACCTAGAGGGGAGGGACAGCACCATGCTCCCTGAGGACTATTTCTACAAACAGGGCGAGCTCTTCAGTGGTACCATGATAGCAACCTCCACCAACAAGTTCAAACACCTTGGCCCCTTCCTTACCGGGATCATCCAGTTCCCCGAGGAAGGCTTCAAGGTTCCCGGCCGGATAACCGACCGCATCCCCTGTGCTGAGGGTGGGGAAATCTCTGGGCTCATTGGGAGAGGCGTCGTGCCTCGGTTCAGGAGGAACTATGCCGACGGGGCCAGTGGCCTAGTTTACTACTCTAGTCTCAACTTCAGCCTTGAGGGGGATTACTACCCCTACCAGGAATTCGAGACGATTAAACCCTCTAACAACATCGGGCCACCCGGCATCGTGGGATATGGTGCTTACCTCCCCAAGTTCAGGATAAAGAACGAGCCCTCCGGGACCCTTGGGGTCAAAGAGCGAACTGTGCCATTCATGGATGAGGACACTGTGACCTTTGCCGTGGAGGCTGGGAAACGGGCTCTGATCCACTCTGCTCTGAGTAATAGGCTTATCAGGAAGTGCTTTGTGGGCACAGAATCCCCAGCCTACGCCGTGAAGCCCATTATGGCTACGGTGATTCAGGCCTTGGAACTCGGGATAGCTCACGATGGGGGGTTCTACTCTGGGGGCGTTGACACCCAGTTCGCATGCAAGGCCGCCTCGGACCTCTTCATCGACGCCGCAGCCCTCGTCGACTACTCCAAGTTCGAGGGAGATTACGTCATGGTCATCGGGGCCGACAACTCACAGGCGGCTCCTGGGGACGCCTTAGACCGTACCGTAGGAGCTGGGGGCTCGGCGTTCATCATAGGTAAGAGGGACGTTATCGCTACCCTGGATCACTACGTCTCCTATACCTCAGACACTCCCGACTTTTATCGTCGTGAGGGCCAGCGGTATCCAAGGCACGGAGGGCGCTTTACCGGGAAACCCGCCTACTATAAACACACCCGGAACGCAATGGATAAAATACTGGAGAAAAGTAGTATGGCGCCCGGAGACTTTGCCCACATCGTCCTCCACTCCCCTAATGGTGTGTTCCCCCTCAGAGTCGCGACCGAGATTGGCTTCAAGAGAGATCAGATCGACACGGGTCTCGTGGTAACCCGGATAGGCAATCTCTATTCTGGATCTACCCTCACTGGACTCGCGGCGGTTCTCGACATTGCGGATCCAGGAGAGAGGATCCTCATGGTGAGCTACGGCTCGGGGGCAGGGAGCGACGCCTATATTTTCACAGTGACTGAGCAGATCTTGGAAAAGAGGGGGAGGCTGGTCCGATTAGAGGACCAGATCGAAAGTCCCCTACGTGAATACATAGACTACAGCACTTACAGGAAGATGAAAGAGATCAGTTGA
- a CDS encoding Lrp/AsnC family transcriptional regulator — protein sequence MVDEIDEKIINALKENSRKSNVQIGSAVGLSEGAVRNRIQALINSGTIRKFTIEVAPSIRVRSLTMISVDPSSPTYAISKKVESLSGIESIYEVTGEYDIVCVVSQRNIEGLNQTIEEIRKLDGVVKTNTVIVLRTL from the coding sequence ATGGTCGATGAGATAGATGAGAAGATCATCAACGCCCTCAAGGAGAACTCCCGGAAGTCTAACGTCCAGATCGGGAGCGCGGTGGGGTTATCCGAGGGGGCCGTTAGAAACAGAATCCAGGCCCTCATAAATTCTGGCACTATCAGAAAATTCACGATAGAAGTAGCTCCCTCCATTAGGGTGAGGTCCTTGACCATGATCTCGGTGGATCCCTCCAGCCCGACCTACGCTATATCCAAGAAGGTGGAGTCTCTTTCTGGGATCGAAAGCATCTATGAGGTGACGGGAGAATATGACATCGTCTGCGTTGTCTCGCAGCGGAATATAGAGGGGCTTAACCAAACCATCGAGGAGATTAGGAAGCTTGACGGCGTCGTTAAGACCAACACAGTGATAGTACTGCGAACTCTCTAG
- a CDS encoding lysine biosynthesis protein LysW, translated as MTNTCVDCGAGMDVPNDALIGEIIGCPDCGLDYVIENDDSGGKQLKELLIEGEDWGE; from the coding sequence ATGACAAATACATGTGTTGATTGCGGAGCTGGCATGGACGTTCCCAATGATGCTCTTATCGGAGAGATAATTGGATGCCCCGACTGCGGGTTAGATTATGTTATCGAGAACGATGACTCCGGTGGCAAGCAACTGAAGGAACTCTTGATTGAGGGTGAAGACTGGGGAGAGTAG
- the argC gene encoding N-acetyl-gamma-glutamyl-phosphate reductase, with amino-acid sequence MKIGIMGASGYAGGELLRLLLPHPEAEVEFATSSRFSGEFVHMVHPNLRGSTKLKFTPPSIPRMTEDCNLIFLATPHGVSKDMVGDFLEAGVRVVDLSADFRLNDPKDYPKWYGWEHPHPELLSDAVFGLPELHREEIRGANLVACSGCMAGASILGLAPLVKTAFVEKERITIDAKIGSSGGGSDPTLASHHPERFGALRPYKVVGHRHIAEIEQELTLAGGHLLKVGFTPHAVNMARGILATIHIWLNRPLRDRDIWTAFRKAYSDEPFIRLVKSRKGLYQLPDPKVVSGTNFCDIGFELDPHAGRLVVFSAIDNLVKGAAGQAVQCFNVMQGLDERTGLEHVGLH; translated from the coding sequence GTGAAGATCGGAATCATGGGGGCCTCAGGATATGCAGGGGGAGAGCTCCTCAGACTACTTCTACCTCATCCTGAAGCGGAGGTCGAATTCGCGACATCCTCAAGATTCTCAGGGGAGTTTGTACATATGGTCCACCCCAACCTCCGAGGTAGCACCAAGTTAAAGTTTACACCTCCCAGTATACCTCGGATGACTGAAGACTGCAACCTCATATTTCTAGCAACTCCCCACGGAGTCTCCAAGGACATGGTTGGTGACTTTTTGGAGGCAGGTGTAAGAGTTGTGGATCTGAGTGCAGACTTTCGTCTCAACGATCCCAAGGATTACCCTAAGTGGTACGGCTGGGAGCATCCCCACCCTGAGCTGCTCTCTGATGCCGTCTTCGGTCTCCCAGAACTCCATAGAGAAGAGATCCGGGGGGCCAATCTTGTTGCTTGCTCAGGCTGCATGGCCGGGGCGTCTATCCTTGGGCTTGCCCCGCTTGTAAAGACAGCTTTTGTTGAAAAAGAGAGGATTACGATCGATGCAAAAATAGGATCTTCTGGGGGTGGAAGTGACCCAACGCTAGCAAGCCACCACCCTGAGAGGTTCGGCGCTTTAAGACCCTATAAGGTGGTGGGTCACAGACACATAGCCGAAATCGAACAGGAATTGACTCTGGCGGGTGGGCACCTCCTGAAGGTGGGGTTCACGCCTCACGCTGTGAATATGGCGAGAGGCATCCTCGCGACAATCCACATTTGGCTCAATCGTCCCTTGAGAGACAGGGATATCTGGACTGCATTCAGGAAAGCCTACTCAGACGAGCCGTTTATCCGTCTTGTTAAGTCGAGGAAGGGGCTATACCAACTACCTGATCCTAAGGTAGTTTCAGGTACTAATTTCTGCGACATAGGCTTCGAGCTCGACCCTCACGCCGGGCGTCTCGTAGTGTTCTCCGCGATAGACAATCTTGTAAAGGGTGCAGCGGGACAAGCAGTTCAGTGCTTCAACGTGATGCAGGGCCTAGACGAGCGGACGGGGTTGGAGCACGTTGGGCTACACTAA
- a CDS encoding [LysW]-aminoadipate/[LysW]-glutamate kinase, with the protein MNELIVIKIGGDLISKGLPEALVDNIVSITKENKIILVHGGGDVVTRISTELGHPPKFIVSPKGFRSRYTNREEAGIFTMVMAGKINKEIVSALQGRGVQAVGLSGLDGALVRATRKKKIVAVDERGRRMLIEGGYTGKIDGVNKVFLGLLVDNGYIPVISSLAMSKAGKPLNVDGDRMASSLATAMGAENLVLLTDVANILVAGKSVDALSIYEAKTVIEGIGPGMITKLYAAIEALEGGVGEVVISSGFIKNPIELALEHKAGTVIKK; encoded by the coding sequence GTGAATGAATTGATTGTCATCAAGATCGGTGGAGACCTCATCTCCAAGGGTTTACCAGAAGCTCTCGTTGATAACATCGTCTCTATAACCAAGGAAAATAAAATCATTCTAGTTCATGGGGGTGGAGACGTTGTCACAAGGATCTCCACGGAACTGGGCCATCCCCCTAAGTTCATAGTCTCCCCTAAAGGATTCAGGAGCAGGTACACTAACCGCGAGGAGGCCGGGATATTCACCATGGTAATGGCTGGCAAGATCAACAAGGAGATCGTCTCAGCCCTCCAGGGTCGTGGTGTCCAAGCGGTAGGACTTAGCGGTCTTGATGGGGCCCTTGTCCGGGCGACGAGGAAAAAGAAGATCGTAGCGGTGGATGAGAGGGGTCGGAGAATGCTGATAGAGGGGGGCTACACAGGAAAGATCGACGGGGTGAACAAGGTATTCCTAGGACTGCTGGTGGATAACGGCTACATACCTGTCATCTCCAGTCTTGCAATGAGTAAGGCGGGAAAGCCCCTCAACGTCGATGGGGATAGGATGGCTTCTAGTCTAGCCACGGCGATGGGAGCCGAAAACTTGGTACTCCTAACCGACGTAGCAAATATACTTGTGGCCGGTAAGTCGGTTGATGCGTTGAGCATCTACGAGGCCAAGACTGTTATAGAGGGTATCGGCCCCGGTATGATAACTAAGCTATACGCGGCCATTGAGGCGCTGGAGGGCGGAGTCGGGGAGGTCGTGATCTCCTCCGGTTTCATTAAGAACCCGATTGAATTGGCACTAGAACACAAAGCTGGTACGGTGATAAAAAAATAA
- a CDS encoding aspartate aminotransferase family protein: MASTYWKRPIVITHGRGSNLWDAEGRKYLDCTSNYGVAITGHCHPRVVEATRNQAGLLLSCHGTFYNKARSELLHRLSTISPDGLQRAFLSNSGTESTEFAFKLARRSTGKTGIISMMGAFHGKTMGALSATWNKKYRTPFEPLVPGFKHVPYGKLERLEAAIDDETAAVIVEPIQGESGVNVPPDDFLPGLRDICDDKGILLILDEIQTGFGRTGDWFACQHYEIEPDIMCLAKAVASGLPMGATMATEEVMSTLKMGDHSSTFGGGPVACAAACATIDVLKDERLPERAKTNGEYMLTRLKELVKKYTIVRGARGRGLMLGLELRFDVLNVIMGSLERGVLFLDAGRKVVRMLPPLIIDRGQIERALTVLDEVLEGEENARLSN; this comes from the coding sequence ATGGCCTCTACATACTGGAAGAGGCCTATTGTGATCACTCACGGACGAGGCTCGAATCTTTGGGATGCCGAGGGAAGGAAATACCTCGATTGCACTAGTAACTACGGTGTCGCAATAACTGGGCACTGCCATCCTAGGGTCGTTGAGGCAACAAGGAACCAGGCGGGGCTGCTACTCTCCTGTCATGGCACGTTCTACAACAAGGCAAGGTCCGAGCTCTTGCATAGGCTATCTACCATATCCCCGGATGGTCTCCAGAGGGCCTTCTTATCTAACAGCGGGACCGAGTCAACAGAGTTCGCTTTTAAACTTGCGAGGAGAAGTACGGGGAAAACCGGAATCATCTCGATGATGGGGGCTTTCCACGGAAAGACAATGGGCGCTTTGTCGGCGACTTGGAACAAGAAATATCGGACACCATTCGAGCCGTTGGTTCCAGGATTCAAACATGTCCCCTATGGTAAGCTTGAGCGGTTGGAGGCGGCCATCGATGATGAGACCGCAGCTGTAATCGTGGAGCCTATACAGGGGGAGAGCGGAGTCAATGTCCCTCCGGATGATTTCCTCCCCGGGCTCAGGGATATCTGCGACGACAAAGGGATCCTCCTGATTCTAGACGAGATCCAGACGGGCTTTGGGCGCACAGGGGACTGGTTCGCCTGCCAGCATTATGAGATCGAACCTGACATCATGTGCCTCGCCAAGGCAGTCGCGAGCGGTCTCCCTATGGGCGCTACCATGGCAACGGAGGAGGTGATGTCCACCCTCAAGATGGGAGACCACTCGAGCACCTTTGGGGGAGGTCCGGTTGCTTGTGCAGCTGCATGTGCAACCATCGACGTGCTCAAAGATGAACGGCTTCCCGAGCGGGCGAAGACTAATGGTGAATATATGCTCACAAGGCTGAAGGAACTGGTGAAAAAGTACACGATCGTCCGAGGAGCCCGTGGTAGGGGTCTGATGCTGGGTTTGGAACTCCGGTTCGACGTTCTGAATGTCATCATGGGGTCACTGGAGCGTGGAGTCCTATTCCTAGACGCTGGGAGAAAAGTGGTGCGTATGCTCCCCCCTCTCATCATAGATCGGGGCCAGATCGAAAGGGCCCTCACGGTCCTGGACGAGGTCCTAGAGGGAGAGGAGAATGCAAGACTCAGCAATTAA